GCGCAATAATTGACTGCAAACCGTCGTTTCATCCTAACATAACTGTGATTCGGTATTGGCCAATTAAAAGCGCAGTTTCAGGTAATACTAAAATTGATAGGAAAATAATTCAAGAAATCCGTTTAAATCTTCACTTTCTAAGTGAAAAAGCATAACCAAAAGTCATGGAAAAAAAGATTTTCCCAACAACTGAAATGCCCGCAACTAAAGCGGTAACACCAACTGCGCTAATATATCCAGCCTCAGCAGCCTTGCGAAAATTATCTCAGGTAAAATATTTGGGCCAAAAAACCGGAACCCGCGAGTCGATTATTTGTTCTTCAGGAGCAAAAGCATAGACAATCATAAAATAAAAAGGGAAAATAATAAAAATCCCAAAAACAAATAGTACTATAAATTTAAGGATAAAATTCAAAATTAGACTTGTTAGATTGCGATTACGAACTTGCGAGTTAATTGATTCAACCGCTCTTTCAGTTTTCCGATCACTAATGAATTTGTGAATTTTTAATTTTATAATAAACATTTTTCTCCGAAATTTTATCAGCAATTAAAATAATTGTTGCTAAAAACTTTTTAACAAGAATAGATAAGGCAATACCGAATACAAAAAGATAAATTGTAACAGCGCCTGATTGGGCAAAATTTGGCGTCCCGCGCACATTTTTATAAATATAAACTAAAAAAGTTGCGCCCCCATTATTTATTGCTTCAGATTCGTTTAAAAAAATTCCGATTGGAAAAACTTTAATCCCACCGATAATTCCAATTGTAATTAAAAAGTTAATTGTTTTTGAAACAGAAGGGAGGGTAATTTTGAAAAATTGCCTTACTGACGAGGCGCCATCGATTGCCGCAGCTTTATAAAGTGTTGGATTTACCGATAACATCGCGGTAGTCAAAATTAGTACTTCAAAAGCAATGCTTCTTCAAATTCCTGAAATTAGTACAACAAAAAGCGCATCAAGCGAAGAAGAATTTCCGGAATTTAGCCACCTTTTTGATATCCCAAAAAGTTTGTTAATAAAACCAGTTTCACTATCAAAAATATAAGCAAATGAAACCGAAACTGCAATCGCGGATGTAACATATGGCAGAAAAAAAACTGTCTGTCAAAATCCGCGGGCATACTTACGATGCAAAGAGGCAATCGCGGATGCAATAATTAAACTAATTATTAATCCAAGCGGAAGAGCCGCAATTGAATAGATTACCGAATTTCTAATGGCAATATGAAAGTTCGTATCAATTGTGATTAGATCAATAAAATTATCAAAACCAAACCGAGTATTTCCGGCAACATTGTGATTGATTTCAACACTTAAAGATTTTGAAATTGAGTATAAAAAGGGCAGAAAAACAAAAAGAAAAATTACTAAAATTGATGGTAAAAGTGCTAAAAAAGGCTTTCAAAATGGTTGCTGTTGGTCAAGAATTCCTAATTCAAGCCTAGTTTTTC
The sequence above is a segment of the Mesomycoplasma flocculare ATCC 27399 genome. Coding sequences within it:
- a CDS encoding carbohydrate ABC transporter permease, with product MFIIKLKIHKFISDRKTERAVESINSQVRNRNLTSLILNFILKFIVLFVFGIFIIFPFYFMIVYAFAPEEQIIDSRVPVFWPKYFTWDNFRKAAEAGYISAVGVTALVAGISVVGKIFFSMTFGYAFSLRKWRFKRISWIIFLSILVLPETALLIGQYRITVMLGWNDGLQSIIALTAPFVASVFSGFMFRNAFEEIPDRIKEASMVDGCSGIKYFFRIAIPMVSPTIWTVGILTALATWNATSWPLVVLQSNSANIKTLNIWILERVGVADETDQIPGGIYKNIKMAGAILAILPMFILYFGFRRRIMSAVSRQGTTVKG
- a CDS encoding carbohydrate ABC transporter permease; this encodes MNLISEFFYRRRIRKTRLELGILDQQQPFWKPFLALLPSILVIFLFVFLPFLYSISKSLSVEINHNVAGNTRFGFDNFIDLITIDTNFHIAIRNSVIYSIAALPLGLIISLIIASAIASLHRKYARGFWQTVFFLPYVTSAIAVSVSFAYIFDSETGFINKLFGISKRWLNSGNSSSLDALFVVLISGIWRSIAFEVLILTTAMLSVNPTLYKAAAIDGASSVRQFFKITLPSVSKTINFLITIGIIGGIKVFPIGIFLNESEAINNGGATFLVYIYKNVRGTPNFAQSGAVTIYLFVFGIALSILVKKFLATIILIADKISEKNVYYKIKNSQIH